The Anaerolineae bacterium genomic sequence GGGCCCGTGGCTTCAGCCGCTGGGGGGCAAGCGTTGGGGGATCTCGGCAGTTGAAACTGCATCCACATTCACAAAACCGCCCTACGACGGTTTTCCCCTGAGAAATCCGAAAAAATTCTCCAATCCGTGTCCATCCGGGCTCTCCGTGTCATCCGTGGTCTATCCTCCCTCCCCCACCCGCACGCGCACATCCAGCGCCACAGCGCCTCGGCCCGGCGCGAGCACCCGCAGGGGGTTGATTTCCATCTCCGCAATCTGTGGGAAATCGGCGGCCAGTTGCGCCAACCGGGCCAGCACCTCGGCCACCGCCTCCCTGTCCGCCGGGGGGATGTGCCGGAACCCGGCCAGGCGTCGGCCGGCCCAGGTGCTGGTCAACAGATGCTCGCGGTCGGGCGCGGTCAGCGGGGCTAAGGCAAAGGCCACATCGCCCAGGGCCTCCACCTCCACGCCCCCGCTGCCGAACATGACCAGCGGGCCGAAGAGCGGGTCGCGCACCACGCCCACGATGACCTCTT encodes the following:
- a CDS encoding CoA-binding protein — encoded protein: AADAGQAVALAERIGYPVALKVISPDLPHKSEAGGVRLNLGDAQAVREGFAQMMAAVRQAHPEARIEGALVQQMAPPGQEVIVGVVRDPLFGPLVMFGSGGVEVEALGDVAFALAPLTAPDREHLLTSTWAGRRLAGFRHIPPADREAVAEVLARLAQLAADFPQIAEMEINPLRVLAPGRGAVALDVRVRVGEGG